The Brenneria rubrifaciens genome has a window encoding:
- the zapE gene encoding cell division protein ZapE: MQQMTPLTLYQQTLSAGEYQPDDVQRQTVMRLENLHQALCERAAYSVDDRSGRLGKWRSWLGLSDRRVVVPVQGLYMWGGVGRGKTWLMDMFFQSLPGERKLRLHFHRFMLRVHEELNQLQGQENPLEKVADGFKAETDVLCFDEFFVSDITDAMLLAELLRELFARGITLVATSNISPDELYRNGLQRSRFLPAIELIKQYCEVCNVDAGIDYRLRTLTQAHLYLTPLDVQTDTAMRRMFTRLSGHQMTTPEPVLEINHHPLQTLSESEGVLAVDFTTLCKEARSQNDYIALSRLYHSVLLHNVTVMDTQEENTARRFLALVDEFYERRVKLIISAQVPMFEIYQGEHLKFEFQRCLSRLQEMQSEAYLRQPHLA, encoded by the coding sequence ATGCAGCAAATGACACCATTGACGCTATACCAGCAGACACTATCCGCCGGGGAATATCAACCTGATGACGTACAGCGGCAAACCGTCATGCGGTTGGAAAACCTGCATCAGGCGCTGTGCGAGCGAGCTGCATATTCTGTGGATGACAGGTCCGGCAGATTGGGAAAATGGCGTTCCTGGCTGGGATTGAGCGATAGGCGTGTTGTGGTGCCGGTGCAGGGATTATACATGTGGGGCGGCGTGGGGCGCGGAAAAACCTGGCTGATGGATATGTTTTTTCAAAGTCTTCCTGGTGAGCGAAAATTAAGGCTGCATTTTCATCGTTTTATGCTACGGGTTCATGAGGAACTGAATCAGCTGCAAGGGCAGGAAAATCCATTGGAAAAGGTTGCCGATGGTTTCAAAGCCGAAACCGATGTGCTGTGTTTTGACGAGTTTTTCGTCTCGGATATTACCGATGCGATGCTGCTGGCTGAACTGTTGCGTGAGCTGTTTGCCAGAGGGATTACGCTAGTGGCGACGTCAAATATTTCACCGGATGAACTTTATCGCAATGGTTTGCAACGGTCGCGTTTTCTGCCGGCAATTGAGCTGATTAAGCAATATTGTGAAGTTTGCAATGTCGATGCGGGCATTGATTACCGTCTACGGACGTTAACCCAGGCGCATCTTTATCTGACGCCGCTGGATGTACAGACTGACACGGCCATGCGGCGCATGTTTACCCGGTTGTCCGGGCATCAAATGACAACACCGGAGCCGGTTCTGGAAATTAACCATCATCCGTTACAGACGCTGAGTGAAAGTGAAGGGGTGCTGGCTGTGGATTTCACGACGCTGTGCAAGGAGGCCCGCAGCCAAAATGACTACATCGCCCTTTCCCGCCTCTACCATAGCGTCTTGCTGCACAACGTTACCGTCATGGATACGCAGGAAGAGAACACCGCCCGGCGTTTTCTGGCGCTGGTGGATGAGTTTTACGAACGGCGGGTGAAGCTGATTATCTCCGCGCAGGTTCCTATGTTTGAGATCTACCAGGGTGAACACCTAAAGTTTGAGTTTCAACGCTGTTTGTCCCGCTTGCAGGAAATGCAAAGCGAAGCATATTTACGCCAGCCGCATTTAGCGTAA
- the murA gene encoding UDP-N-acetylglucosamine 1-carboxyvinyltransferase: MDKFRVQGPTRLTGEVTISGAKNAALPILFAALLAEEPVEIQNVPKLRDIDTTMKLLTQLGARVERNGSVQVDASGVNIFCAPYDLVKTMRASIWALGPLVARFGQGQVSLPGGCAIGARPVDLHINGLEQLGAEITLEEGYVKASVDGRLKGAHIVMDKVSVGATVTIMSAATLAEGTTIIENAAREPEIVDTANFLNTLGAKISGAGSDKVIIEGVARLGGGVHRVLPDRIETGTFLVAAAVSGGKVVCRQTRPETLDAVLAKLREAGAEIEIGEDWISLDMHGKRPKAVTIRTAPHPGFPTDMQAQFSLLNLVAEGTGVITETIFENRFMHVPELIRMGAQAEIESNTVICHGVEKLSGAQVMATDLRASASLVLAGCIAEGVTTVDRIYHIDRGYDRIEDKLRALGANIERVKEHD; encoded by the coding sequence ATGGATAAATTTCGTGTGCAGGGCCCAACCCGGCTAACAGGTGAAGTCACCATCTCCGGGGCCAAAAATGCCGCACTGCCGATTCTGTTTGCTGCCTTGCTCGCTGAAGAGCCGGTAGAAATCCAGAATGTGCCAAAATTGCGGGACATTGATACAACAATGAAGTTGCTCACTCAGTTGGGCGCGCGCGTTGAACGTAACGGTTCGGTACAGGTAGACGCCAGTGGGGTGAATATTTTTTGTGCGCCTTATGATCTGGTGAAAACCATGCGTGCATCAATTTGGGCGTTAGGGCCATTGGTGGCGCGCTTTGGACAAGGTCAGGTTTCCTTGCCCGGCGGTTGCGCGATCGGTGCGCGTCCGGTGGATTTGCACATCAATGGCCTTGAGCAATTGGGGGCGGAGATCACGTTGGAAGAAGGCTACGTGAAGGCTTCTGTCGATGGTCGTTTGAAAGGCGCGCACATTGTGATGGATAAAGTCAGCGTGGGGGCCACGGTGACCATCATGAGCGCAGCGACGCTGGCCGAAGGCACCACCATTATCGAGAACGCCGCGCGCGAGCCGGAAATAGTTGATACGGCAAACTTTTTGAACACACTGGGCGCTAAAATCAGCGGCGCGGGCAGCGACAAAGTGATTATCGAAGGGGTCGCGCGTTTGGGCGGCGGCGTCCATCGCGTGCTGCCTGATCGTATCGAAACCGGGACATTCCTGGTCGCCGCCGCTGTTTCCGGCGGTAAAGTGGTTTGCCGTCAGACTCGCCCGGAAACGCTGGATGCGGTGTTGGCTAAACTGCGTGAGGCAGGGGCTGAAATCGAAATCGGCGAGGACTGGATCAGCCTGGATATGCATGGGAAACGGCCGAAAGCGGTGACCATCCGTACCGCGCCGCATCCTGGTTTCCCAACAGATATGCAAGCGCAGTTCAGCCTACTGAACCTGGTGGCGGAAGGCACCGGCGTCATTACTGAAACGATTTTCGAGAACCGCTTTATGCATGTACCCGAGCTCATCCGCATGGGCGCGCAGGCGGAAATTGAAAGCAACACGGTAATTTGCCACGGCGTGGAAAAGTTGTCCGGTGCGCAGGTTATGGCAACAGATTTACGTGCTTCAGCGAGTCTGGTGTTGGCAGGATGTATTGCCGAAGGGGTAACGACCGTTGATCGTATCTATCATATCGATCGCGGTTACGATCGCATTGAAGATAAATTACGCGCGTTAGGGGCGAACATCGAGCGTGTGAAAGAGCACGATTAA
- the degS gene encoding outer membrane-stress sensor serine endopeptidase DegS, whose amino-acid sequence MLVKLLRSTLLGVIAAGILLAVFPMLRPASWQKTDNKPASDTPVSYYEGVRRAAPAVVNVYDKVPNSDQTAELNISTLGSGVIMSDKGYILTNKHVINNTQQILVALQDGRLYEAMVVGSDSLTDLAVLQINGVNLPVIPINADRIAHVGDVVMAIGNPYNLGQTITQGIISATGRVGLSAGGQDSRQNGRQNLLQTDASINHGNSGGALVNTLGELVGINTLSFEKGNDGETPEGIGFAIPVALATKVMGKLIRDGRVIRGYIGINGIQIEDIESIANGSKQGRPNGILVSTVDPGGPADKAGIRIRDILVSVNNKPTRSVIETMDQIAEIRPGTVVPVVVKRDNKEIRLDMTIQEFPAN is encoded by the coding sequence ATGCTTGTTAAGTTATTACGCTCCACCCTGCTTGGCGTAATCGCCGCTGGCATTCTGCTGGCCGTTTTCCCCATGCTGCGTCCTGCATCATGGCAGAAAACCGATAACAAACCGGCCTCTGATACCCCGGTCAGCTATTACGAGGGGGTCCGCCGCGCCGCGCCGGCCGTGGTTAACGTCTACGACAAAGTGCCCAATTCAGATCAGACAGCCGAACTCAATATCAGCACGCTGGGTTCCGGCGTCATCATGAGCGACAAAGGTTATATTTTAACCAACAAACATGTCATTAATAACACACAACAAATTTTGGTTGCACTTCAGGATGGCAGACTCTATGAAGCCATGGTTGTCGGCTCGGACAGTCTGACCGATCTGGCCGTCTTGCAAATCAACGGCGTCAATTTACCGGTCATCCCGATCAACGCCGATCGCATCGCGCATGTGGGCGATGTCGTGATGGCTATCGGTAATCCCTACAATCTGGGACAAACCATTACTCAGGGGATCATCAGTGCAACCGGACGCGTAGGACTGAGTGCCGGCGGACAGGATAGCCGACAAAATGGCCGCCAAAACCTATTACAGACCGATGCTTCCATTAATCACGGTAACTCCGGCGGCGCGTTGGTCAATACGCTGGGCGAACTGGTGGGTATCAATACGCTCTCCTTTGAGAAGGGTAACGACGGCGAAACGCCAGAGGGGATCGGTTTCGCCATTCCCGTAGCGCTGGCAACCAAGGTGATGGGAAAACTCATTCGCGACGGCCGCGTGATTCGTGGTTATATCGGCATCAACGGGATACAAATAGAAGATATCGAAAGTATCGCAAACGGCAGCAAACAAGGGCGTCCCAACGGAATTCTGGTCAGCACGGTTGACCCCGGCGGCCCGGCGGATAAAGCCGGTATCCGGATCAGAGATATCCTGGTCAGCGTCAACAACAAGCCGACACGCTCTGTTATCGAAACCATGGATCAAATTGCAGAAATACGGCCCGGAACGGTGGTGCCCGTTGTAGTCAAGCGGGATAATAAAGAAATCCGATTAGACATGACGATTCAGGAGTTTCCGGCCAACTGA
- a CDS encoding GFA family protein: protein MNHQGHCLCGGVTISTTHQVTDVTACHCGMCQTWGGGGPLMAIECKDPAIKIIGEENMSVWQSSEWAERAFCRICGTHLFYRLQGSNIYAIPAGFFADDTEKTLVSQIYIDNKPGYYNFAEKTRLLTEQQIIDFYNT, encoded by the coding sequence ATGAATCATCAAGGTCATTGTTTGTGTGGCGGCGTGACGATTTCCACCACGCATCAGGTAACCGATGTGACTGCCTGCCACTGCGGAATGTGTCAGACATGGGGGGGGGGCGGGCCTCTTATGGCTATCGAATGCAAAGACCCGGCAATCAAGATAATAGGCGAGGAAAATATGTCTGTCTGGCAGTCTTCCGAGTGGGCGGAGCGGGCGTTTTGCCGTATTTGTGGTACGCATCTGTTCTATCGTCTACAAGGATCGAATATTTATGCGATCCCGGCTGGTTTTTTTGCCGATGATACCGAAAAGACCCTGGTATCCCAGATTTATATCGATAATAAACCGGGTTATTACAACTTTGCCGAAAAGACCCGCTTACTGACAGAGCAACAGATTATCGATTTTTACAATACGTAA
- the sspB gene encoding ClpXP protease specificity-enhancing factor produces MALSQLSPRRPYLLRAFYDWLLDNQLTPHLVVDVTLPGIMVPMEFARDGQIVLNIAPRAVGGLELADDSVRFNARFGGVPRQVYVPMAAVLAIYARENGAGTMFEPEPAYESAGEFEDFQDEDANSGNVMSIVDNKPDTDVTDDDGHPDDDPPQPPKGGRPSLRVVK; encoded by the coding sequence ATGGCGTTGTCTCAACTGTCTCCACGTCGTCCCTATTTGCTGCGGGCATTTTATGACTGGTTACTGGATAACCAACTGACGCCCCATCTGGTGGTCGATGTGACTTTGCCTGGCATTATGGTGCCAATGGAGTTTGCCCGTGATGGGCAGATTGTGCTGAATATCGCTCCCCGTGCCGTTGGTGGCTTGGAGTTAGCTGATGACAGCGTCCGTTTTAACGCTCGGTTCGGCGGCGTTCCACGTCAGGTTTATGTTCCCATGGCGGCGGTGCTGGCCATATACGCCCGTGAAAACGGCGCCGGCACCATGTTTGAGCCAGAGCCCGCTTACGAATCAGCAGGCGAATTCGAAGACTTTCAAGATGAAGATGCTAATTCCGGCAACGTGATGTCGATAGTTGATAATAAGCCTGACACCGATGTGACGGATGACGACGGTCATCCTGATGATGATCCGCCGCAGCCCCCCAAAGGGGGACGGCCATCATTGCGGGTCGTTAAATAG
- the mlaB gene encoding lipid asymmetry maintenance protein MlaB: MANALSWQSQESTLVLTGDLDRETLLPLWEQRETLLAGKTALDVSGLERVDSAGLALLMHFYHQPSQQDGWLKIVGAGERLKTLIALYNLNEIIPVSQMA, from the coding sequence ATGGCGAATGCATTGAGCTGGCAGTCACAGGAATCGACGCTGGTGTTAACCGGCGATCTGGATCGCGAAACGCTGCTTCCGCTCTGGGAACAGCGGGAGACACTGCTGGCGGGTAAAACGGCGTTGGATGTTTCCGGTCTGGAACGTGTTGACTCGGCGGGGCTGGCTTTACTGATGCATTTTTATCACCAGCCGTCTCAGCAAGACGGCTGGCTGAAAATTGTTGGGGCCGGCGAACGGCTAAAAACGCTGATTGCACTTTATAACCTGAATGAAATCATCCCCGTGTCTCAAATGGCCTGA
- the sspA gene encoding stringent starvation protein SspA codes for MAVAANKRSVMTLFSGPSDIFSHQVRIVLSEKGVSVEIEQVDMDNLPQDLIDLNPYGSVPTLVDRELTLYESRIIMEYLDERFPHPPLMPVYPVARGNSRLMMHRIENDWYSLLKKITQGSTQEADSARKQLREELLAIAPVFNETPYFMSEEFSLVDCYLAPLLWRLPQLGIELSGSGAKELKGYMTRVFERDAFLASLTEAEREMRLQTRG; via the coding sequence ATGGCTGTCGCTGCCAACAAACGTTCGGTAATGACGCTGTTTTCTGGTCCGTCCGACATTTTTAGCCATCAGGTCCGCATTGTACTGTCGGAAAAAGGTGTGAGTGTCGAGATTGAGCAGGTGGACATGGATAATCTGCCGCAGGATCTTATTGACCTCAATCCTTATGGTTCAGTTCCGACGCTGGTTGATCGAGAACTGACGCTCTATGAATCGCGTATTATCATGGAGTATCTGGATGAACGTTTTCCCCACCCGCCACTCATGCCGGTATATCCGGTCGCGCGTGGTAACAGCCGTCTGATGATGCACCGCATTGAGAACGACTGGTATTCTTTATTAAAGAAAATTACACAAGGCAGTACACAGGAAGCGGACTCCGCTCGCAAGCAACTGCGTGAAGAGTTGCTGGCGATAGCGCCAGTTTTCAACGAAACGCCTTACTTTATGAGCGAAGAATTCAGTCTGGTTGATTGCTACCTGGCGCCGCTGCTGTGGCGTTTGCCGCAATTAGGGATTGAATTGAGCGGTTCTGGTGCGAAAGAATTGAAAGGCTATATGACACGCGTTTTTGAGCGTGATGCGTTTCTGGCTTCCCTGACGGAAGCAGAACGTGAAATGCGTTTGCAAACCAGAGGTTAA
- the degQ gene encoding serine endoprotease DegQ: protein MKKKSLLFSALAMSISLILSTPPVANAALPSVIQGQPMPSLAPMLEKVLPAVVSVHVEGTQVQRQRIPEEFKFFFGPNFPTDKQSSRPFEGLGSGVIIDAAKSYVLTNNHVINNADKIRVQLNDGREYEAKLIGRDEQTDIALLQLVNAKNLVAVKMADSDQLRVGDFAVAVGNPFGLGQTATSGIISALGRSGLNLEGLENFIQTDASINRGNSGGALVNLNGELIGINTAILAPGGGNIGIGFAIPSNMAQNLAQQLLEFGEVKRGVLGIKGSEMTAEMAKAFKVDAQRGAFVSEVLPKSAAAKAGIKAGDVLITLDGKPISSFAELRAKIGTTAPGKTVKIGLLREGKRQEVSVVLDNSATSTTSAETLYPALQGASMTNGQLKDGSKGIQIDNVAKDSPAAQIGLQKGDVIIGVNRERVENITQLRKLLEAKPSVLALNIVRGDETIYLLLR, encoded by the coding sequence ATGAAGAAAAAATCTTTATTATTTAGTGCACTGGCAATGAGCATAAGCTTAATCCTATCCACGCCCCCTGTGGCGAATGCCGCGTTGCCTTCCGTGATACAAGGACAACCGATGCCGAGCCTGGCGCCGATGCTCGAAAAAGTCTTGCCCGCGGTCGTCAGCGTACATGTAGAAGGCACACAGGTGCAGCGCCAGCGTATACCGGAAGAGTTTAAATTCTTCTTCGGTCCCAATTTCCCAACCGACAAACAAAGTTCACGTCCGTTTGAAGGGCTGGGCTCTGGCGTCATTATTGATGCGGCCAAAAGCTACGTTCTGACCAATAACCACGTCATCAACAATGCAGATAAAATTCGCGTCCAGTTAAATGACGGGCGTGAGTATGAGGCCAAACTGATTGGCCGTGACGAACAAACGGATATCGCCCTGCTTCAACTGGTGAACGCCAAAAATCTGGTTGCCGTCAAAATGGCGGATTCCGACCAACTGCGCGTGGGTGATTTCGCCGTCGCGGTGGGTAACCCGTTCGGCCTCGGACAGACGGCCACTTCCGGTATCATTTCCGCGTTAGGTCGCAGCGGGTTGAATCTGGAAGGGCTGGAAAACTTTATCCAGACCGATGCCTCCATCAACCGCGGTAACTCCGGCGGCGCATTAGTCAACCTCAACGGTGAACTTATCGGAATCAACACGGCCATTCTGGCGCCGGGCGGCGGAAACATCGGCATCGGATTTGCCATTCCCAGCAACATGGCGCAAAACCTGGCTCAGCAGTTGCTCGAGTTTGGCGAAGTCAAACGCGGCGTGCTGGGTATCAAAGGCAGCGAGATGACTGCCGAAATGGCCAAAGCCTTCAAGGTCGACGCACAGCGCGGCGCATTCGTCAGCGAAGTGTTGCCAAAATCCGCCGCTGCCAAAGCAGGTATCAAAGCAGGTGATGTGCTGATCACGCTGGATGGTAAACCCATCAGCAGCTTTGCCGAACTGCGCGCCAAAATAGGCACCACCGCCCCCGGTAAAACCGTGAAAATCGGTTTGCTGCGTGAGGGTAAACGGCAGGAAGTGTCTGTCGTACTCGACAATAGCGCAACCTCTACCACCAGCGCGGAAACCCTGTACCCAGCCTTGCAAGGCGCATCCATGACCAACGGACAGTTGAAAGATGGCAGCAAAGGCATACAAATTGATAATGTCGCCAAAGACTCCCCAGCCGCACAGATTGGTTTGCAAAAAGGCGATGTCATCATCGGTGTCAACCGTGAGCGAGTGGAAAACATTACCCAGCTCCGTAAGCTGCTGGAGGCCAAACCGTCTGTACTGGCTTTGAACATCGTTCGAGGCGACGAAACGATTTATCTGCTTCTGCGTTAA
- the mlaC gene encoding phospholipid-binding protein MlaC has product MFKRLLMVALLVVAPLANAADQKNPYRLMQEAAEKTFNRLKTEQPRIKQNPDYLRTIVSEELLPYVQVRYAGALVLGRYYREATSEQRDAYFKAFEAYLEQAYGQALALYHGQTYQIAPDQPLGNADIISIRVSIIDSGGRPPVRLDFQWRKNSKTGNWQAYDMIAEGVSMITTKQNEWAATLRQKGVDGLTQQLEAAAKRPITLDKQNN; this is encoded by the coding sequence ATGTTTAAACGTTTACTGATGGTGGCTTTACTGGTGGTGGCGCCATTAGCCAACGCTGCTGATCAAAAAAATCCTTATCGTTTGATGCAAGAAGCGGCAGAAAAGACTTTTAACCGGTTGAAAACTGAACAGCCGCGTATCAAGCAAAACCCGGATTACCTGCGTACGATTGTGAGTGAAGAGTTGTTGCCGTATGTACAGGTGCGCTACGCCGGGGCGCTGGTACTGGGACGCTATTACAGAGAGGCGACGTCTGAACAGCGCGATGCCTATTTCAAGGCATTTGAAGCTTATCTGGAGCAAGCATACGGACAAGCCCTGGCGTTATATCACGGTCAGACTTACCAGATTGCGCCCGATCAGCCGCTGGGAAATGCCGATATTATTTCCATCCGCGTTTCAATCATTGATAGCGGCGGCCGCCCGCCGGTGCGTCTGGATTTCCAATGGCGTAAAAATAGCAAAACCGGTAACTGGCAGGCTTATGACATGATAGCCGAAGGCGTCAGTATGATTACGACCAAGCAAAATGAATGGGCGGCGACATTGCGTCAAAAAGGCGTTGATGGCCTGACCCAACAGCTAGAGGCGGCGGCGAAACGGCCGATCACGCTGGATAAGCAAAACAATTAA
- the rpsI gene encoding 30S ribosomal protein S9 encodes MAENQYYGTGRRKSSAARVFIKPGSGNIVINQRSLEQYFGRETARMVVRQPLELVDMVGKFDLYITVKGGGISGQAGAIRHGITRALMEYDESLRSELRKAGFVTRDARQVERKKVGLRKARRRPQFSKR; translated from the coding sequence ATGGCTGAAAATCAATACTACGGCACTGGTCGCCGCAAAAGCTCCGCCGCTCGCGTATTCATTAAACCGGGCAGTGGTAATATCGTTATCAATCAGCGTAGTCTGGAACAGTACTTTGGTCGCGAAACTGCCCGCATGGTAGTTCGTCAGCCGCTGGAGCTGGTCGACATGGTTGGTAAATTTGATCTCTACATCACCGTTAAAGGTGGTGGTATCTCCGGTCAGGCTGGGGCGATCCGTCACGGCATCACCCGTGCGCTGATGGAGTATGATGAGTCCCTGCGTAGCGAACTGCGTAAAGCTGGTTTCGTTACCCGTGATGCTCGTCAGGTTGAACGTAAGAAAGTCGGTCTGCGTAAAGCACGCCGTCGTCCTCAGTTCTCCAAGCGTTAA
- the ibaG gene encoding BolA family iron metabolism protein IbaG yields the protein MENNEIKDVLMKALALEEAHVTGDGSHFQVIAIGALFAGMSRVKKQQAVYAPLTEYIVDNRIHALSIKAYTPEEWQRDRKLNGF from the coding sequence ATGGAAAATAACGAAATTAAAGATGTGCTGATGAAGGCGCTGGCGCTGGAGGAAGCCCATGTTACCGGTGATGGCAGCCACTTTCAGGTTATCGCCATAGGTGCGCTTTTCGCTGGCATGAGTCGGGTGAAAAAACAGCAGGCCGTGTATGCGCCGCTGACGGAATATATTGTGGATAACCGTATTCATGCGTTGTCGATCAAGGCGTATACGCCAGAAGAGTGGCAGCGCGATCGCAAGTTGAATGGTTTTTAA
- the zapG gene encoding Z-ring associated protein ZapG: MTWEYALIGLIAGIIIGAIAMRFGNRKLRQQEVLQNELEKSKAELEEYRQELVGHFARSAELLDNMAHDYRQLYQHMAKSSNNLLPDVPGQDNPFKYRLTEAEADNDQAPVDMPPRDYSDSASGLLRGDRPTRK, encoded by the coding sequence ATGACCTGGGAGTATGCGCTGATTGGTTTAATTGCCGGTATCATTATTGGTGCTATCGCCATGCGTTTTGGCAACCGTAAGCTGCGGCAACAAGAGGTACTGCAAAACGAGCTTGAGAAAAGCAAAGCCGAGCTGGAAGAATATCGTCAGGAGTTGGTCGGACACTTTGCCCGTAGCGCCGAACTGCTGGATAATATGGCTCACGATTACCGTCAGCTTTACCAGCACATGGCGAAAAGCTCCAACAACCTGCTGCCGGATGTCCCCGGTCAGGATAACCCGTTCAAATATCGTCTGACGGAAGCCGAAGCCGATAACGATCAGGCGCCGGTTGATATGCCGCCGCGCGACTATTCGGACAGTGCATCAGGCTTACTGCGAGGCGACCGCCCAACCCGCAAGTAA
- a CDS encoding MFS transporter, translating into MNITNNKPGRFRWIIASLIFCVYTVAAADRANIGVVLPFIRSDFHMSNTEAGALASLFLLAYAIAQIPSGFLYAKFGVRKIFSISMILTSLATCFVGLSSSILGLKVSRFILGLAEGPLPIGITSTINRWFPTSEKGIVTAIFLSAAKFGPVLVPPLCAIIIYHYSWHYVFYFFAIPGIFLSVIWYLIVTNSPRESRFCSPEELNIIEEKIPTGKSAGYTQKSQPLYVNENAFRLLDKIIRTKEVPLISTKKEIFKSWNVLGSMLGYFFMMGIVNVLLTWIPTYLMNEKGFSVMKMGMMASAPWIGAVIGNLLGGWCSDRLLNKRRKPLMMASAIATVVMMITLINAPDNPIILGGLLLTGILFNLGFSAYMVYPMALTTKDVFPIAGSIINTGGQLGGAACPLIAGLLLDNFSWGYVFGFMALCSFLCLLVLLTINEPIQTKTSA; encoded by the coding sequence ATGAATATCACTAATAATAAACCAGGCCGTTTCCGCTGGATCATTGCATCACTAATATTTTGCGTTTATACCGTCGCGGCTGCCGACAGAGCAAATATTGGTGTTGTATTACCTTTTATCCGATCTGATTTCCATATGTCCAACACCGAAGCTGGGGCACTGGCCAGTCTTTTCTTGTTGGCCTATGCAATAGCACAAATACCGAGCGGTTTTCTTTACGCCAAATTTGGTGTGAGAAAGATATTTTCAATATCAATGATATTGACCTCGCTGGCAACGTGCTTTGTTGGGTTATCCAGCTCAATTCTGGGATTGAAAGTATCCAGGTTTATATTGGGATTGGCGGAAGGACCATTACCAATCGGGATTACCTCAACCATTAACCGTTGGTTTCCAACCTCTGAAAAAGGGATTGTCACAGCAATATTTTTATCAGCGGCAAAATTCGGCCCGGTACTCGTGCCACCGTTATGCGCCATCATTATCTATCACTATAGTTGGCATTATGTTTTCTACTTCTTTGCCATTCCGGGCATATTTCTTTCTGTCATCTGGTATTTAATCGTCACTAACTCCCCGCGGGAAAGCAGATTTTGCTCACCGGAAGAGTTAAATATCATTGAAGAGAAGATCCCTACCGGAAAGAGCGCAGGGTACACGCAAAAATCGCAACCCCTTTATGTCAACGAAAACGCATTTCGGTTGTTGGACAAAATCATTCGGACCAAAGAAGTTCCGTTGATCAGTACCAAGAAAGAAATTTTTAAATCATGGAATGTACTTGGCAGTATGCTCGGCTATTTTTTCATGATGGGTATCGTGAACGTTTTACTGACCTGGATTCCCACCTATTTGATGAATGAGAAAGGCTTCTCGGTAATGAAAATGGGCATGATGGCCTCCGCTCCCTGGATTGGCGCGGTGATCGGTAATCTGTTAGGCGGATGGTGTTCCGACAGGTTATTAAATAAACGCAGAAAGCCCCTGATGATGGCATCCGCCATCGCAACCGTGGTCATGATGATAACGCTGATCAACGCACCAGATAACCCCATCATACTCGGCGGACTGCTGCTAACCGGGATTCTGTTCAACCTGGGTTTCTCTGCCTACATGGTTTACCCCATGGCGCTCACAACCAAAGACGTGTTTCCTATTGCCGGTTCCATTATCAACACCGGAGGACAGTTGGGTGGCGCGGCATGTCCTTTGATCGCAGGACTGCTGCTGGATAACTTCAGTTGGGGTTATGTATTCGGTTTTATGGCGCTCTGCTCGTTTCTATGCCTGCTGGTGCTATTGACCATCAACGAACCGATACAGACCAAGACATCGGCCTGA
- the rplM gene encoding 50S ribosomal protein L13: MKTFTAKPETVKRDWYVVDANGKTLGRLATELARRLRGKHKAEYTPHVDTGDYIIVLNADKVAVTGNKRSDKIYYHHTGHIGGIKQATFEEMIARRPERVIEIAVKGMLPKGPLGRAMFRKLKVYAGTEHNHAAQQPQVLDI; the protein is encoded by the coding sequence ATGAAAACTTTTACAGCTAAACCAGAAACCGTAAAACGCGACTGGTACGTTGTTGATGCGAACGGGAAAACTTTAGGCCGTCTCGCTACTGAACTGGCTCGTCGTCTGCGCGGCAAGCATAAAGCGGAATACACCCCGCACGTTGATACGGGTGATTACATCATCGTTCTGAACGCGGACAAAGTTGCTGTTACCGGCAACAAGCGTTCTGACAAGATCTATTACCATCACACCGGTCACATCGGTGGTATCAAACAAGCGACCTTTGAAGAGATGATTGCCCGCCGTCCTGAGCGTGTGATTGAAATCGCGGTTAAAGGCATGCTGCCGAAGGGCCCGCTGGGTCGTGCCATGTTCCGTAAACTGAAAGTTTATGCGGGCACCGAGCACAATCACGCGGCACAGCAACCGCAAGTTCTGGACATTTAA